In one Ictalurus punctatus breed USDA103 chromosome 19, Coco_2.0, whole genome shotgun sequence genomic region, the following are encoded:
- the kdm7aa gene encoding lysine-specific demethylase 7A isoform X2, which yields MSRVGKMAAAPLYCVCRQPYDLNRFMIECDICKDWFHGSCVQVEEHHAADIDVYHCPNCHPIHGPSLMKKRNNWHRHDYTEKDDGRRPVQAGTAVFIQQLQARSFPSAEEIVVRMQGGHVTRHYLETEGFDYPIIVQDMEGLGLRLPPPSFSVRDVQHYVGGDKVIDVIDVARQADSKMKLREFVKYYYQPVRPKVLNLISLEFSDTKMAELVDVPDIAREMSWVEKYWPDDSIFPKPFVQKYCLMGVKNSYTDFHIDFGGTSVWYHVLWGEKIFYLIEPTKTNLALYESWSSSANQSEVFFGEKVEKCYKCVVQQGTTVLLPTGWIHAVLTSQDCMAFGGNFLHDLNIGMQLKCYEMERRLKTPDLFKFPYFQAISWYVAKNLLKTLKELREEKSQPQEYLVEGVKALISALKTWLRRELTAPNSEVPDHIRPSRLIKELSREIRHLEVQEEDPSKAVKSQGSAESPSARSSLERRRQARQIARQLGDRRHHHHHHHHHHHHHNHLHVQHHHEPKLRSNLDILELHTREVLKRLEVGPLEEDSHVSSKVNRKFKKVVQPSAVTIEGNHDNALRLVLCNGRITCERLCLGNRALKAEMDETSPCQQHHVRPEKPSSCQQEKAKVEAGLQCVAQVTHHELRIKLTNLSGLQKEEEEEEQKDSSDSGSSGDEEECEMPKMRISGSQHLKPLKRERPCSPSRVPEGGAVPQETWWSSSSSSSSSAVCVSSNPSSVEECLYSDGSLSPALHPSKRHTHSSSPISNQATKGKRPKKGDATSKQRLGKLMKMSTHTRLLL from the exons ATGAGTAGAGTAGGCAAGATGGCGGCTGCCCCGCTGTACTGTGTGTGCCGGCAGCCTTACGATCTCAATCGCTTTATGATCGAATGTGACATTTGTAAGGACTGGTTTCATGGCAG ctgtgtgCAGGTGGAGGAGCATCATGCTGCTGATATCGACGTCTATCACTGTCCTAACTGTCATCCCATCCACGGACCCTCCctca tgaagAAGAGGAACAACTGGCACAGACATGACTACACAGAGAAGGATGATGGGAGGCGGCCGGTTCAGGCTGGAACAGCTGTCTTCATTCAGCAGCTGCAGGCCAGGAGCTTCCCCAG TGCCGAGGAGATCGTGGTGCGGATGCAGGGAGGTCATGTGACACGGCATTACCTGGAGACCGAGGGGTTCGATTACCCCATCATAGTGCAGGACATGGAGGGCCTGGGGCTCAGACTGCCCCCACCCTCCTTCTCCGTCAGAGACGTCCAGCACTacgtcg GTGGGGATAAAGTGATCGACGTGATCGACGTGGCCAGGCAAGCGGACAGCAAGATGAAGCTGAGGGAGTTTGTGAAGTATTATTACCAACCTGTACGTCCCAAAGTGCTCAACCTCATCAGCCTGGAGTTCTCCGATACCAA GATGGCTGAGCTGGTGGACGTGCCGGACATCGCACGTGAGATGTCGTGGGTAGAGAAGTACTGGCCTGACGACTCCATCTTCCCCAAGCCGTTTGTGCAGAAGTACTGCCTGATGGGGGTGAAGAACAGCTACACCGACTTCCACATCGACTTCGGAGGAACCTCCGTGTGGTACCATGTCCTCTGG GGAGAGAAGATATTCTACCTGATCGAGCCGACCAAGACCAACCTCGCGCTGTACGAGTCGTGGAGCTCGTCGGCCAATCAGAGCGAAGTGTTCTTCGGAGAGAAAGTGGAGAAGTGCTACaagtgtgtagtgcagcagggcACCACCGTCCTGCTCCCTACAG gttGGATCCACGCAGTTCTCACTTCTCAGGACTGCATGGCCTTCGGAGGAAACTTCTTACACGACCTAAACATCGGCATGCAGCTCAA GTGTTATGAGATGGAGCGGAGACTGAAAACTCCAGATCTGTTTAAGTTTCCGTATTTCCAGGCCATTAGCTGGTACGTGGCCAAGAACCTGCTGAAGACGCTGAAAG AGCTGCGAGAGGAGAAGAGTCAGCCTCAGGAGTATCTGGTAGAAGGAGTGAAAGCTTTAATCTCTGCCCTGAAGACGTGGCTGAGGAGGGAG TTAACGGCTCCGAACAGCGAGGTTCCGGATCACATCCGGCCGAGCCGCCTGATCAAGGAGCTGAGCAGGGAGATCCGTCACCTGGAGGTGCAGGAG GAGGATCCGAGTAAAGCGGTGAAATCTCAGGGAAGCGCAGAAAGCCCGTCCGCCCGTTCCTCACTCGAGAGACGCCGCCAGGCACGACAAATCGCTCGACAACTCGGAGACCGtcgtcaccaccaccaccaccaccaccatcatcatcatcatcataatcatcttCATGTTCAACATCATCACGAGCCCAAACTCCGATCAAACCTGGACATCCTGGAGCTGCACACTCGGGAAGTGCTGAAGAGGCTGGAGGTCGGCCCTCTGGAGGAG GACTCCCACGTGAGCTCCAAGGTGAACAGGAAGTTCAAGAAAGTTGTCCAGCCGTCTGCCGTAACCATTGAGGGTAACCATGACAACGCACTGCGGCTGGTGCTGTGTAACGGCAGAATCACATG TGAGAGGCTGTGTCTTGGGAACAGAGCTCTGAAAGCTGAGATGGACGAGACATCGCCATGCCAACAGCACCACGTTAGACCAGAAAAGCCATCGTCATGCCAACAAGAGAAAGCGAAGGTGGAGGCGGGGTTACAGTGTGTGGCTCAGGTCACTCATCATG AACTCAGGATCAAGCTGACGAACCTCTCAGGGTTGcagaaggaagaggaggaagaagag cagaaGGATAGTTCAGATTCagggagctctggggatgaagAGGAGTGTGAGATGCCTAAGATGAGAATCTCAGGGAGTCAACATCTCAAACCACTtaaaag GGAGCGTCCTTGCTCCCCCAGCAGGGTACCAGAGGGGGGCGCTGTGCCTCAGGAGACGTGGTGGAGTAGCAGTAGCAGTTCCAGtagcagtgcagtgtgtgtcAGCAGTAACCCGAGTTCAGTAGAGGAGTGTTTATACAGTGACGGTTCACTCTCTCCTGCACTCCATCCATCAAAACGACACACGCACAGCTCCAGCCCCATCAGCAACCAGGCCactaaag GAAAACGTCCGAAGAAAGGCGACGCGACGTCCAAGCAGAGGCTGGGCAAGCTGATGAAGATGAGCACACACACTCGACTGCTGTTATAA
- the kdm7aa gene encoding lysine-specific demethylase 7A isoform X3 → MSRVGKMAAAPLYCVCRQPYDLNRFMIECDICKDWFHGSCVQVEEHHAADIDVYHCPNCHPIHGPSLMKKRNNWHRHDYTEKDDGRRPVQAGTAVFIQQLQARSFPSAEEIVVRMQGGHVTRHYLETEGFDYPIIVQDMEGLGLRLPPPSFSVRDVQHYVGGDKVIDVIDVARQADSKMKLREFVKYYYQPVRPKVLNLISLEFSDTKMAELVDVPDIAREMSWVEKYWPDDSIFPKPFVQKYCLMGVKNSYTDFHIDFGGTSVWYHVLWGEKIFYLIEPTKTNLALYESWSSSANQSEVFFGEKVEKCYKCVVQQGTTVLLPTGWIHAVLTSQDCMAFGGNFLHDLNIGMQLKCYEMERRLKTPDLFKFPYFQAISWYVAKNLLKTLKELREEKSQPQEYLVEGVKALISALKTWLRRELTAPNSEVPDHIRPSRLIKELSREIRHLEVQEEDPSKAVKSQGSAESPSARSSLERRRQARQIARQLGDRRHHHHHHHHHHHHHNHLHVQHHHEPKLRSNLDILELHTREVLKRLEVGPLEEQDSHVSSKVNRKFKKVVQPSAVTIEGNHDNALRLVLCNGRITCERLCLGNRALKAEMDETSPCQQHHVRPEKPSSCQQEKAKVEAGLQCVAQVTHHELRIKLTNLSGLQKEEEEEEKDSSDSGSSGDEEECEMPKMRISGSQHLKPLKRERPCSPSRVPEGGAVPQETWWSSSSSSSSSAVCVSSNPSSVEECLYSDGSLSPALHPSKRHTHSSSPISNQATKGKRPKKGDATSKQRLGKLMKMSTHTRLLL, encoded by the exons ATGAGTAGAGTAGGCAAGATGGCGGCTGCCCCGCTGTACTGTGTGTGCCGGCAGCCTTACGATCTCAATCGCTTTATGATCGAATGTGACATTTGTAAGGACTGGTTTCATGGCAG ctgtgtgCAGGTGGAGGAGCATCATGCTGCTGATATCGACGTCTATCACTGTCCTAACTGTCATCCCATCCACGGACCCTCCctca tgaagAAGAGGAACAACTGGCACAGACATGACTACACAGAGAAGGATGATGGGAGGCGGCCGGTTCAGGCTGGAACAGCTGTCTTCATTCAGCAGCTGCAGGCCAGGAGCTTCCCCAG TGCCGAGGAGATCGTGGTGCGGATGCAGGGAGGTCATGTGACACGGCATTACCTGGAGACCGAGGGGTTCGATTACCCCATCATAGTGCAGGACATGGAGGGCCTGGGGCTCAGACTGCCCCCACCCTCCTTCTCCGTCAGAGACGTCCAGCACTacgtcg GTGGGGATAAAGTGATCGACGTGATCGACGTGGCCAGGCAAGCGGACAGCAAGATGAAGCTGAGGGAGTTTGTGAAGTATTATTACCAACCTGTACGTCCCAAAGTGCTCAACCTCATCAGCCTGGAGTTCTCCGATACCAA GATGGCTGAGCTGGTGGACGTGCCGGACATCGCACGTGAGATGTCGTGGGTAGAGAAGTACTGGCCTGACGACTCCATCTTCCCCAAGCCGTTTGTGCAGAAGTACTGCCTGATGGGGGTGAAGAACAGCTACACCGACTTCCACATCGACTTCGGAGGAACCTCCGTGTGGTACCATGTCCTCTGG GGAGAGAAGATATTCTACCTGATCGAGCCGACCAAGACCAACCTCGCGCTGTACGAGTCGTGGAGCTCGTCGGCCAATCAGAGCGAAGTGTTCTTCGGAGAGAAAGTGGAGAAGTGCTACaagtgtgtagtgcagcagggcACCACCGTCCTGCTCCCTACAG gttGGATCCACGCAGTTCTCACTTCTCAGGACTGCATGGCCTTCGGAGGAAACTTCTTACACGACCTAAACATCGGCATGCAGCTCAA GTGTTATGAGATGGAGCGGAGACTGAAAACTCCAGATCTGTTTAAGTTTCCGTATTTCCAGGCCATTAGCTGGTACGTGGCCAAGAACCTGCTGAAGACGCTGAAAG AGCTGCGAGAGGAGAAGAGTCAGCCTCAGGAGTATCTGGTAGAAGGAGTGAAAGCTTTAATCTCTGCCCTGAAGACGTGGCTGAGGAGGGAG TTAACGGCTCCGAACAGCGAGGTTCCGGATCACATCCGGCCGAGCCGCCTGATCAAGGAGCTGAGCAGGGAGATCCGTCACCTGGAGGTGCAGGAG GAGGATCCGAGTAAAGCGGTGAAATCTCAGGGAAGCGCAGAAAGCCCGTCCGCCCGTTCCTCACTCGAGAGACGCCGCCAGGCACGACAAATCGCTCGACAACTCGGAGACCGtcgtcaccaccaccaccaccaccaccatcatcatcatcatcataatcatcttCATGTTCAACATCATCACGAGCCCAAACTCCGATCAAACCTGGACATCCTGGAGCTGCACACTCGGGAAGTGCTGAAGAGGCTGGAGGTCGGCCCTCTGGAGGAG CAGGACTCCCACGTGAGCTCCAAGGTGAACAGGAAGTTCAAGAAAGTTGTCCAGCCGTCTGCCGTAACCATTGAGGGTAACCATGACAACGCACTGCGGCTGGTGCTGTGTAACGGCAGAATCACATG TGAGAGGCTGTGTCTTGGGAACAGAGCTCTGAAAGCTGAGATGGACGAGACATCGCCATGCCAACAGCACCACGTTAGACCAGAAAAGCCATCGTCATGCCAACAAGAGAAAGCGAAGGTGGAGGCGGGGTTACAGTGTGTGGCTCAGGTCACTCATCATG AACTCAGGATCAAGCTGACGAACCTCTCAGGGTTGcagaaggaagaggaggaagaagag aaGGATAGTTCAGATTCagggagctctggggatgaagAGGAGTGTGAGATGCCTAAGATGAGAATCTCAGGGAGTCAACATCTCAAACCACTtaaaag GGAGCGTCCTTGCTCCCCCAGCAGGGTACCAGAGGGGGGCGCTGTGCCTCAGGAGACGTGGTGGAGTAGCAGTAGCAGTTCCAGtagcagtgcagtgtgtgtcAGCAGTAACCCGAGTTCAGTAGAGGAGTGTTTATACAGTGACGGTTCACTCTCTCCTGCACTCCATCCATCAAAACGACACACGCACAGCTCCAGCCCCATCAGCAACCAGGCCactaaag GAAAACGTCCGAAGAAAGGCGACGCGACGTCCAAGCAGAGGCTGGGCAAGCTGATGAAGATGAGCACACACACTCGACTGCTGTTATAA
- the kdm7aa gene encoding lysine-specific demethylase 7A isoform X1 yields the protein MSRVGKMAAAPLYCVCRQPYDLNRFMIECDICKDWFHGSCVQVEEHHAADIDVYHCPNCHPIHGPSLMKKRNNWHRHDYTEKDDGRRPVQAGTAVFIQQLQARSFPSAEEIVVRMQGGHVTRHYLETEGFDYPIIVQDMEGLGLRLPPPSFSVRDVQHYVGGDKVIDVIDVARQADSKMKLREFVKYYYQPVRPKVLNLISLEFSDTKMAELVDVPDIAREMSWVEKYWPDDSIFPKPFVQKYCLMGVKNSYTDFHIDFGGTSVWYHVLWGEKIFYLIEPTKTNLALYESWSSSANQSEVFFGEKVEKCYKCVVQQGTTVLLPTGWIHAVLTSQDCMAFGGNFLHDLNIGMQLKCYEMERRLKTPDLFKFPYFQAISWYVAKNLLKTLKELREEKSQPQEYLVEGVKALISALKTWLRRELTAPNSEVPDHIRPSRLIKELSREIRHLEVQEEDPSKAVKSQGSAESPSARSSLERRRQARQIARQLGDRRHHHHHHHHHHHHHNHLHVQHHHEPKLRSNLDILELHTREVLKRLEVGPLEEQDSHVSSKVNRKFKKVVQPSAVTIEGNHDNALRLVLCNGRITCERLCLGNRALKAEMDETSPCQQHHVRPEKPSSCQQEKAKVEAGLQCVAQVTHHELRIKLTNLSGLQKEEEEEEQKDSSDSGSSGDEEECEMPKMRISGSQHLKPLKRERPCSPSRVPEGGAVPQETWWSSSSSSSSSAVCVSSNPSSVEECLYSDGSLSPALHPSKRHTHSSSPISNQATKGKRPKKGDATSKQRLGKLMKMSTHTRLLL from the exons ATGAGTAGAGTAGGCAAGATGGCGGCTGCCCCGCTGTACTGTGTGTGCCGGCAGCCTTACGATCTCAATCGCTTTATGATCGAATGTGACATTTGTAAGGACTGGTTTCATGGCAG ctgtgtgCAGGTGGAGGAGCATCATGCTGCTGATATCGACGTCTATCACTGTCCTAACTGTCATCCCATCCACGGACCCTCCctca tgaagAAGAGGAACAACTGGCACAGACATGACTACACAGAGAAGGATGATGGGAGGCGGCCGGTTCAGGCTGGAACAGCTGTCTTCATTCAGCAGCTGCAGGCCAGGAGCTTCCCCAG TGCCGAGGAGATCGTGGTGCGGATGCAGGGAGGTCATGTGACACGGCATTACCTGGAGACCGAGGGGTTCGATTACCCCATCATAGTGCAGGACATGGAGGGCCTGGGGCTCAGACTGCCCCCACCCTCCTTCTCCGTCAGAGACGTCCAGCACTacgtcg GTGGGGATAAAGTGATCGACGTGATCGACGTGGCCAGGCAAGCGGACAGCAAGATGAAGCTGAGGGAGTTTGTGAAGTATTATTACCAACCTGTACGTCCCAAAGTGCTCAACCTCATCAGCCTGGAGTTCTCCGATACCAA GATGGCTGAGCTGGTGGACGTGCCGGACATCGCACGTGAGATGTCGTGGGTAGAGAAGTACTGGCCTGACGACTCCATCTTCCCCAAGCCGTTTGTGCAGAAGTACTGCCTGATGGGGGTGAAGAACAGCTACACCGACTTCCACATCGACTTCGGAGGAACCTCCGTGTGGTACCATGTCCTCTGG GGAGAGAAGATATTCTACCTGATCGAGCCGACCAAGACCAACCTCGCGCTGTACGAGTCGTGGAGCTCGTCGGCCAATCAGAGCGAAGTGTTCTTCGGAGAGAAAGTGGAGAAGTGCTACaagtgtgtagtgcagcagggcACCACCGTCCTGCTCCCTACAG gttGGATCCACGCAGTTCTCACTTCTCAGGACTGCATGGCCTTCGGAGGAAACTTCTTACACGACCTAAACATCGGCATGCAGCTCAA GTGTTATGAGATGGAGCGGAGACTGAAAACTCCAGATCTGTTTAAGTTTCCGTATTTCCAGGCCATTAGCTGGTACGTGGCCAAGAACCTGCTGAAGACGCTGAAAG AGCTGCGAGAGGAGAAGAGTCAGCCTCAGGAGTATCTGGTAGAAGGAGTGAAAGCTTTAATCTCTGCCCTGAAGACGTGGCTGAGGAGGGAG TTAACGGCTCCGAACAGCGAGGTTCCGGATCACATCCGGCCGAGCCGCCTGATCAAGGAGCTGAGCAGGGAGATCCGTCACCTGGAGGTGCAGGAG GAGGATCCGAGTAAAGCGGTGAAATCTCAGGGAAGCGCAGAAAGCCCGTCCGCCCGTTCCTCACTCGAGAGACGCCGCCAGGCACGACAAATCGCTCGACAACTCGGAGACCGtcgtcaccaccaccaccaccaccaccatcatcatcatcatcataatcatcttCATGTTCAACATCATCACGAGCCCAAACTCCGATCAAACCTGGACATCCTGGAGCTGCACACTCGGGAAGTGCTGAAGAGGCTGGAGGTCGGCCCTCTGGAGGAG CAGGACTCCCACGTGAGCTCCAAGGTGAACAGGAAGTTCAAGAAAGTTGTCCAGCCGTCTGCCGTAACCATTGAGGGTAACCATGACAACGCACTGCGGCTGGTGCTGTGTAACGGCAGAATCACATG TGAGAGGCTGTGTCTTGGGAACAGAGCTCTGAAAGCTGAGATGGACGAGACATCGCCATGCCAACAGCACCACGTTAGACCAGAAAAGCCATCGTCATGCCAACAAGAGAAAGCGAAGGTGGAGGCGGGGTTACAGTGTGTGGCTCAGGTCACTCATCATG AACTCAGGATCAAGCTGACGAACCTCTCAGGGTTGcagaaggaagaggaggaagaagag cagaaGGATAGTTCAGATTCagggagctctggggatgaagAGGAGTGTGAGATGCCTAAGATGAGAATCTCAGGGAGTCAACATCTCAAACCACTtaaaag GGAGCGTCCTTGCTCCCCCAGCAGGGTACCAGAGGGGGGCGCTGTGCCTCAGGAGACGTGGTGGAGTAGCAGTAGCAGTTCCAGtagcagtgcagtgtgtgtcAGCAGTAACCCGAGTTCAGTAGAGGAGTGTTTATACAGTGACGGTTCACTCTCTCCTGCACTCCATCCATCAAAACGACACACGCACAGCTCCAGCCCCATCAGCAACCAGGCCactaaag GAAAACGTCCGAAGAAAGGCGACGCGACGTCCAAGCAGAGGCTGGGCAAGCTGATGAAGATGAGCACACACACTCGACTGCTGTTATAA